A single window of Anopheles moucheti chromosome 2, idAnoMoucSN_F20_07, whole genome shotgun sequence DNA harbors:
- the LOC128310718 gene encoding uncharacterized protein LOC128310718, with product MCKYLVIVFVCLLKFAKANECRRIGDCSCEFYDGTGINLKPIIDIGAQPLHTNVSNGDAYYFSPCQDISYTMDDSKPNITNVDCKKGYTLCKYDAVNNTLVRLGELKETQFTTDDGLYLTYIKPNHSITHVKLVCTTDKKSFFFPDSTTNVTTHLLLFSPYACPIVLEDFSKPSTGTVLLIMLFVVVMSYFIIGATVNAFYLGARGMEIVPHLDFWRGLPGLVRDGAQFLQNGCRVANRTPDPDSYDAI from the exons ATGTGTAAATATTTAgtgattgttttcgtttgtttgctaaaattTGCCAAAGCGAACGAGTGCAGGCGGATCGGTGATTGTTCGTGCGAATTCTACGACGGTACAGGTATTAATCTGAAACCAATCATAGACATCGGGGCCCAACCATTGCACACAAACGTATCGAACGGCGATGCGTACTACTTCAGCCCCTGTCAAGATATATCCTACACGATGGATGATAGCAAACCGAACATAACCAACGTCGACTGCAAGAAAGGATACACC CTTTGCAAGTATGACGCGGTCAACAATACATTGGTACGGTTAGGCGAGTTAAAGGAAACGCAGTTTACCACGGACGATGGGCTTTATCTCACTTACATCAAACCGAACCATAG TATCACACATGTAAAATTGGTATGTACGACTGATAAGAAATCGTTCTTTTTCCCGGATTCCACCACGAATGTTACGACG CATCTGTTGCTTTTCTCCCCGTACGCATGTCCCATCGTACTGGAAGATTTCAGCAAACCAAGCACCGGCACGGTACTGCTGATAATGCTGTTCGTTGTCGTTATGTCGTACTTCATCATTGGAGCAACAGTGAACGCATTCTATCTAGGTGCTCGGGGAATGGAGATCGTACCGCATTTGGATTTCTGGCGCGGATTGCCCGGTCTTGTGCGG GATGGTGCCCAATTTCTACAGAACGGCTGCAGAGTCGCAAATCGAACGCCGGATCCGGATTCGTACGACGCCATATAA